The segment CCGTCTTTTGCTCAAAATTAGAAGGATATATCACGTTAAATCTTGTTTGCTGTTTATTTTAATTCAATAGTGATGCCAGTACGGATAGTCGGACGGATAATGATCTTCTTCCGTTCACTTCCCTGTTTGACATAAAACGTAATAGCGTTATTGCTCGTCGGATTGATATACGGAGCAAAGTAATATAAGTAGGCAAAGGCCGTCAGGTTATTCGGATTTTGAATGGCCTTGGTCACTTGCGGATATTTAAACGCATCCCAATACATGCACCGGCTGAAACCTTTGCTGTCGGTAAACCGGGTGTCGGGGTTTCTCAATGTCATCGTATTGGTAATAAACTGACGGTACGCTGCGGTGAATTCTTCAATCGAATAATCCGTGCTTTGTCCTTCGATACCTTCAATAACATCTTTTGCCCGGACTCCGGCTTCGTAGGCCGGCGAATTGCGGTCGACGGAAACAACCGAACTCAGTTTATCCATGTTGTAGTTGATACCTGTGTAGTTATAAGAACACTGACTGACGATGAAATGTACATTCTTCTTGTTCTTCAGGTACGGGAATTGCATCAGCATGAGCGGTACATGGATCTGCGCATATTCTTCCAGATGATAGGCTTCTTCCAGTAATTCGTTGGCTTCGCATTCCCATAAGACGCGCCCGGCGCTGACTTTCTGATCGATGATGCGGATACCGAGCTGCAACAGATAGGCGGCTTCTGATTCGGAAGCTGAGGGTTCGAGGAACGGAACCTTTTCCATCTTGTTGCGATTGATGTTGAAACGGTACACCGGCTGTTTTAATTTGATCGGACTCGGCCCGACGTAATTCGGATTCTTGTCGAAGTAATAAAACGTCTGTACAAGGAAGTCCGGCTTTTGGTTATCGCTCGTAAAACCTTTCTTGGTCAGTTCCTTTTCAATAACCTGGTTAATGTCTGCTTCCAGCTTCGTGTTTTCTTCGGAAGCAGCAAACTTGTAGGTATGAAACTGGGCAAAATCGACCGTATCAGTCGTCACGATCGTCTTGAACGGACAAACGAATTCTCGAACCGAAGTCGTTTCAAGGCTGTACATGTTGAAAGCCATGGCTAACTGATCCTCGCTGATTTCATTGATCGGCTTACATTCTTTATTCAGGATCACTTCCCGCGAAGGAGTGGAGGTCGACTTGATGGTAAGCATGATATTCCGTTTGTTGGCCGGATTCAGCAATTGGATAATTTCATCCTTGGAGACACTCGATACGGGAATATCTTCGATATGGGTAATGATGTCATACGGTTGGATTCCGGCCTTCTCGGCGTTGGAATAAGGTTTTACTGATGTCACAACCAGATCATTCTTTCCCCAGTTGCTGTTCTTGCTGATATCGTAGGTGAACCCTAAGCGGCAAACTTTCTTGCTCGAAGTTTGTCCGAAGCTGCAGAACATGGTCAATAAAAGGAATGCTGATAATACTATTTTTCTCATATTGTTTGATAATCTAAACCTGACTAATCAAAATGAATTGCAAATGTAATAAAAAAAGGAGAATAGTCAATCGTGCTTTGCAAATTATAAGCATGGGCGTTTCTGTGGAGCAGAGGGATTGGTCGTTAGCTGCTTAACAATAAGCCGCTTTATCACCAGCTATTGGTCCGGATCCGCAGAGATATTATCTTTCCTACGGTCGGAGGACAACTTTCCGTCGAACGCCGGAAACTGTTCCGACGATCGGAGGAAACTATTCCGCCGGTCGTCGGAAAGTTAAAACTATATACTCTTTCCCTTAGTTGCCAGGCAGAAGCAGGTGAATCGTCTGCAGGGAAAAAGGCAGTACCGGAAGAAAGATTGCACGATGATGCTTAGATTTTCTCCGATACGTTTTGTTTCCCGAGAAAAATCTTTAGATTTGTGAAGTTATCTGCCAGGTGCAGGATTTATAAATTATTTAAACGATAAATACCATGGATATGTATTTAGCAGACAAGCAACGGTATGAGCAGATGTCGTATCGCCGGTGTGGAAAGAGCGGACTGCTACTTCCTGCCATTTCGTTGGGCTTGTGGCATAATTTCGGGAGTGTGGATGTGTTCGAACAATTTAAGCAGATTGCTTTTCGGGCTTTTGATCAGGGCATCACTCATTTTGATTTAGCCAATAATTACGGGCCGGTTTACGGTTCGGCTGAAGAGAATTTTGGCCGGATTCTGCGTAAAGGCTTAGGGGCTTATCGGGATGAGTTGCTGATCTCGACGAAGGCGGGTTACGATATGTGGCCGGGACCGTACGGAAACTGGGGCAGCCGGAAATACCTGATGGCAAGTCTCGATCAGAGTCTGAAACGGATGGAACTGGAATATGTGGATATCTTCTATTCGCATCGCCCTGATCCGCTGACACCGATCGAGGAAACGATGGGCGCGCTGGCCGATATCGTACGCCAAGGCAAGGCGTTGTATGTGGGCATTTCCAATTATAATCCGGAACAGACGCGGGCTGCTCTGGCCGTACTGAAGGAGTATAAGGTGCATTGTCTGATTCATCAGGCGCGTTATTCGATGTTCGACCGTTGGGTGGAACCGGAATTATTGTCTGTTCTCGACGATGAAGGAGTCGGGATGATCGCCTTTTCTCCGCTGGCCCAGGGCTTGCTTACGGATAAATATTTGCAGGGCATTCCTGAAAATTCGAGAGCCGCGAAACCGACCGGGCATCTGAAACGGGAACAAGTAACGGCCGATAAGATCGCCCGTGCTGCCCGGCTGAATGAATTGGCGGCACAACGCGGACAGACATTGGCCGAAATGGCTTTGGCCTGGATTCTGCGTGACAAGCGGGTGACGAGCGTTCTGATTGGCGCCAGCTCGGTTGCTCAGCTTGATGATAACCTCAAAACATTGAACCACCTTGACTTTTCTACAGATGAATTGAAACAAATCGAATCGATATTAGTATAACCTTAGTAATTTAGTTAGTGATGGATAACAGTTTAGCATTGAACAAAAATGAGCTGGTAGCTTATTTGAAGAAGCCGGCTTCTCAGTTTACGAAAGAAGATATCAAACGCTTTATCGCGGAAAATGATATTGACATGGTTAATTTCATGTATCCCGGCGGAGACGGCCGGCTGAAGACTTTAAACTTTGTGGTGAACGACCTGGCCTATCTGGATGAGATACTCAGCTGCGGCGAACGGGTGGATGGTTCCAGCCTTTTCCCCTTTATCGAGGCAAGCAGTAGCGACTTGTATGTCATCCCGAGATATCGTACGGCTTTTGTCGATCCGTTTGCTGAGGAGAAAACCGTAACGATGTTGTGCTCGTACTTCAATAAAGACGGCGAGTTATTGGACAGTTCGCCGGAATATGTGTTGCATAAGGCCTGCGAATCTTTCCGAAAGGTGACAGGTATGGAGTTTCAGGCCATGGGCGAGCTGGAGTTTTATGTGATAGACGAGGCTCAGGATGACTTCCCGGCTGTTGATCAGCGGGGTTATCATGAATCAGCTCCGTTTGCCAAGAATAATGACTTCCGCACCAACTGCATGTTGAAGATAGCTCGTTGTGGCGGACAGATCAAATATGGTCATAGTGAAGTAGGAAACTTCTCGGATGACGGACTGAACTTCGAACAGAATGAGATCGAATTCCTGCCGGTTGCTGCTGAAGACGCGGCCGATCAGTTGATGGTTGCCAAGTGGGTGATCCGCAACGAAGCTTATAACTTAGGTTTGAATGTAACCTTCGCACCAAAGATCAGTATCGGTAAGGCTGGCTCCGGTTTGCACATTCACATGCGGATGATGAAAGACGGCAAGAACCAGATGCTGCAAGAAGGCGTTATTTCGGAAACAGCCCGTAAGGCTATCGCCGGTATGATGGATCTGGCTCCTTCGATTACAGCCTTTGGCAATACTAATCCGACTTCTTATTTCCGCTTGGTTCCGCATCAGGAAGCTCCGACTAATATTTGCTGGGGCGACCGTAACCGTTCGGTTCTGGTACGTGTGCCGTTAGGCTGGTCGGGAGGAAAAGATATGTGCGGACAGATTAATCCGGCCAGTACATCGGCTACTTATGATACGACGCAGAAGCAGACGGTAGAAATGCGCTCACCGGATGGCTCTGCGGATGTCTATCTGCTGATTGCCAGTCTGGCTGTCGCCTGCCGTCATGGTTTCGAGATGGAGAATGCCTTGGAAATAGCCGAGCAGACGTATGTCAACGTCAATATTCATAAGAAAGAGAACAAGGATAAACTGGCGAAGCTGAAGCAATTGCCGGACAGCTGTGTGGCCTCATCGAAATGTCTGGAGGAACAGCGTGCGGTATATGAGGAATACAATGTGTTCAGTCCGGGAATGATTGACAGTATCATCGCCCGTCTGAAGGCTTTTAAAGACGAGAATATCCGGAGTAAGGTGACCGACAACGAGCGGAAGATGCTCGAACTGGTTGAAACCTATTTCCATTGTGGTTGATGATGGCATAAGTGAATGAATGAGTGAACATTTGGGTCCTGAAACTGGTTATCTAAATATAGAAACGCTTCAGGATAAAGCTCGTCAGCTTTCCAAACGT is part of the Parabacteroides sp. AD58 genome and harbors:
- a CDS encoding glutamine synthetase family protein; protein product: MDNSLALNKNELVAYLKKPASQFTKEDIKRFIAENDIDMVNFMYPGGDGRLKTLNFVVNDLAYLDEILSCGERVDGSSLFPFIEASSSDLYVIPRYRTAFVDPFAEEKTVTMLCSYFNKDGELLDSSPEYVLHKACESFRKVTGMEFQAMGELEFYVIDEAQDDFPAVDQRGYHESAPFAKNNDFRTNCMLKIARCGGQIKYGHSEVGNFSDDGLNFEQNEIEFLPVAAEDAADQLMVAKWVIRNEAYNLGLNVTFAPKISIGKAGSGLHIHMRMMKDGKNQMLQEGVISETARKAIAGMMDLAPSITAFGNTNPTSYFRLVPHQEAPTNICWGDRNRSVLVRVPLGWSGGKDMCGQINPASTSATYDTTQKQTVEMRSPDGSADVYLLIASLAVACRHGFEMENALEIAEQTYVNVNIHKKENKDKLAKLKQLPDSCVASSKCLEEQRAVYEEYNVFSPGMIDSIIARLKAFKDENIRSKVTDNERKMLELVETYFHCG
- the mgrA gene encoding L-glyceraldehyde 3-phosphate reductase; translated protein: MDMYLADKQRYEQMSYRRCGKSGLLLPAISLGLWHNFGSVDVFEQFKQIAFRAFDQGITHFDLANNYGPVYGSAEENFGRILRKGLGAYRDELLISTKAGYDMWPGPYGNWGSRKYLMASLDQSLKRMELEYVDIFYSHRPDPLTPIEETMGALADIVRQGKALYVGISNYNPEQTRAALAVLKEYKVHCLIHQARYSMFDRWVEPELLSVLDDEGVGMIAFSPLAQGLLTDKYLQGIPENSRAAKPTGHLKREQVTADKIARAARLNELAAQRGQTLAEMALAWILRDKRVTSVLIGASSVAQLDDNLKTLNHLDFSTDELKQIESILV
- a CDS encoding DUF4136 domain-containing protein — its product is MRKIVLSAFLLLTMFCSFGQTSSKKVCRLGFTYDISKNSNWGKNDLVVTSVKPYSNAEKAGIQPYDIITHIEDIPVSSVSKDEIIQLLNPANKRNIMLTIKSTSTPSREVILNKECKPINEISEDQLAMAFNMYSLETTSVREFVCPFKTIVTTDTVDFAQFHTYKFAASEENTKLEADINQVIEKELTKKGFTSDNQKPDFLVQTFYYFDKNPNYVGPSPIKLKQPVYRFNINRNKMEKVPFLEPSASESEAAYLLQLGIRIIDQKVSAGRVLWECEANELLEEAYHLEEYAQIHVPLMLMQFPYLKNKKNVHFIVSQCSYNYTGINYNMDKLSSVVSVDRNSPAYEAGVRAKDVIEGIEGQSTDYSIEEFTAAYRQFITNTMTLRNPDTRFTDSKGFSRCMYWDAFKYPQVTKAIQNPNNLTAFAYLYYFAPYINPTSNNAITFYVKQGSERKKIIIRPTIRTGITIELK